A DNA window from Methylobacterium sp. NMS14P contains the following coding sequences:
- a CDS encoding MucR family transcriptional regulator, which produces MSENAGSEHGPAIGLAVDIVAAYVSNNSVPVSELPGLIGGIHAALNGLTTQGRAANSAVEKLSPSQIRKSVTTDHIVSFEDGKPYKTLRRHLTLRGLTPEAYREKWGLPRDYPMTAASYSAQRSELARALGLGQQRRKSRGGPAAAPEAPPAPAAKSRGRKKAPAE; this is translated from the coding sequence GTGAGTGAGAACGCAGGCAGCGAGCACGGCCCGGCGATCGGGCTCGCGGTCGATATCGTCGCCGCTTACGTGTCGAACAATTCCGTTCCCGTATCGGAACTTCCCGGATTGATCGGCGGTATCCACGCGGCGCTGAACGGGTTGACAACTCAAGGTCGTGCCGCGAACTCGGCGGTGGAGAAACTAAGTCCGTCGCAGATCCGGAAGTCGGTCACGACTGATCATATTGTCAGCTTCGAGGACGGGAAGCCGTACAAGACGCTCCGGCGGCACCTGACGCTGCGCGGCCTGACGCCCGAGGCCTACCGCGAGAAGTGGGGTTTGCCGCGGGACTATCCGATGACCGCGGCGAGCTATTCGGCGCAGCGATCGGAACTGGCCCGCGCCCTCGGCCTCGGACAGCAGCGCCGCAAGTCCCGCGGCGGGCCCGCGGCCGCACCCGAGGCGCCGCCCGCGCCGGCCGCCAAATCGCGGGGCCGCAAGAAGGCGCCGGCCGAGTAA
- a CDS encoding MFS transporter yields the protein MPPLPILALAVASFGIGTTEFVIMGLLPEVAQSFGVTIPQAGYLVSGYAMGVVVGAPIVAIATAGLPRKTALLALMAVFLAGNLGCALAPSYGLLMAARILTAFAHGAFFGIGAVVAWDLVPREKRTQAVSLMFAGLTLANVLGVPLGTALGQEAGWRSTFWAVVVIGLAAGLAIQLCVPDGLPGTRGRLVSEFRALGRWPVLRPMLISTLSSVSFFTVFTYITPFLTGVTGFTPQGVTGVLFAAGTGLTVGNLLGGHLADRGPMATIVGSFLGIVAALLVLAAVAHHPALTVAVVVVWSGLVFALVSPLQIWVVEAASDAPNLASTLNQGAFNLGNATGAWIGGTALTLGAGYGQLPLIAAAVSLAGLGLVLTAVSRGRHGVAGASAPGA from the coding sequence GTGCCGCCCCTGCCGATCCTCGCCCTCGCCGTCGCCTCGTTCGGGATCGGCACCACCGAATTCGTCATCATGGGTCTGCTCCCGGAGGTGGCGCAGAGCTTCGGCGTCACCATTCCGCAGGCCGGCTACCTGGTCTCGGGCTACGCCATGGGCGTGGTCGTCGGCGCGCCGATCGTGGCGATCGCCACCGCGGGCCTGCCGCGCAAGACCGCGCTCCTCGCGCTGATGGCCGTGTTCCTCGCGGGCAATCTCGGGTGCGCGCTGGCACCCAGCTACGGCCTGCTGATGGCCGCGCGGATCCTGACGGCCTTCGCCCACGGCGCGTTCTTCGGCATCGGCGCCGTGGTGGCGTGGGATCTCGTGCCGCGGGAGAAGCGGACGCAGGCGGTCTCGCTGATGTTCGCGGGCCTCACCCTCGCCAACGTGCTCGGCGTGCCGCTCGGCACCGCCCTCGGGCAGGAGGCGGGCTGGCGCTCGACCTTCTGGGCGGTGGTCGTGATCGGGCTCGCGGCGGGGCTCGCGATCCAGCTCTGCGTGCCGGACGGACTTCCCGGGACGCGCGGCCGGCTCGTCAGCGAGTTCCGGGCGCTCGGGCGCTGGCCGGTGCTGCGGCCGATGCTGATCTCGACCCTGTCCTCGGTGAGCTTCTTCACGGTCTTCACCTACATCACGCCGTTCCTGACCGGGGTGACCGGTTTCACGCCGCAGGGCGTGACCGGCGTGCTGTTCGCCGCCGGAACGGGATTGACCGTCGGCAATCTCCTGGGCGGCCATCTGGCCGACCGCGGCCCGATGGCGACCATCGTCGGCAGCTTCCTGGGCATCGTGGCGGCCCTGCTGGTGCTGGCCGCGGTCGCGCACCATCCGGCACTCACGGTCGCCGTGGTGGTCGTCTGGTCGGGCCTAGTCTTCGCCCTGGTCTCGCCCCTGCAGATCTGGGTCGTGGAGGCAGCCAGCGACGCGCCGAATCTCGCCTCGACGCTGAACCAGGGCGCGTTCAACCTCGGCAACGCCACCGGTGCCTGGATCGGCGGCACGGCGCTGACCCTCGGGGCCGGCTACGGCCAGCTGCCGCTGATCGCCGCTGCGGTGTCGCTCGC